GTGGGACTTAAACTTCAAAGTATATTTGCATGTTAGTGTACCAAAATCTTAACTGACATTTTATATATAATGAGCAAAGAAACCTATGATCTCAAACATGCCACTGGTACAACCCATACTAAACTTGATTTGTTCTCTCAATATGGAGTGTTAATCTTCTCCTCTATATGGGCTTGGACGACACAAGCATGGCAAGTCTGGTTGGTGGAGGAGGAGGAAAATAAGAATGATTTAATAGTAAGAAAGGGAAGATAATGCTGCTTGAGATGTGCATGGGGATTCTGAATATATATGTTTGATACTTTCCCCTCATGACAGAGATTAGCTGAGGTTTGTGGTGTCCTCATAATATGCGGGGTTCCGTTATTCTATTATTTCACCCTAGGcccccggtgcaacgcacgggcaattacctagtTATATGTAAAAAGGGGGGAAACGTAATTTGAGTGGCATCAGCTTGATGACACACGTCTCTACTAGTCCGGCCCACCACCGGCTCCTTGTAGTGGCCTCGCGGGTGATGCAAACATAGGCGCACGCGAGTAAACCGTCAACCCTTTTTAAAACTTATCTTTTGAGAAAAAAAGCAATAAAGCGGACGTGCTACGTGTCAGCCGactgatctttttaaaagatcgaCCGAGCCGCGAGCCGTCTGATCATGCAACAATAGCTTTGTTTCAGAAACATCAAGCGTCGCATCATAGACTATGTTCAGTAACACTAATGATGTTACAATCACGTGAGCTCGCAGACTCGCGCCTCCGTAACATCAGTGATGTTTCAGAAAAATGCAACACCGGGATGGCCGCGACGGCAGAGGCGGGCGATGGTGGCCGGGGACGGCTCGGAGGAGGTTGGCAGTGGCAATGCTGAGCTTGGGCGCTCCGCGGCGACACCATGGTGGTGAAGGCGACAGACGACcgaggagagggaggaagggagAGGATAGGCCGGCGAccgagggaggaaggaggaggagatagGGGAGAACCGACgaccaagaagaaggagaaggagagctTGCTCGCTCGCGGCGGCGGCGACACATTTGGTGGCTAGCATCTCTTAGTCGCCGCTGTGGGGTTCTCAGATGTTGCAACAACGCAGTTGTTGCGGTAGAAGAAGATTGCAACAACATCCCAATTGCAGACCTGGGCTATGAAGATCCGATGGTCACGAAGGCGATCGGCGCGCGCAGAAAGATCCATCGGTTTTTTTTTTGAGTGGCAGAGAGATCCATCGGGTGAACGGAAGCGTTTTCCTTTTACAAAAGCAGAGTAAATGGCCCAGCCCAGCCACGGCCCAACCACAAGTTCAAAGAAAAAAAGACTGAGTAACCACGAAACCCCATCAGTTTTAGCCCATGGGCTTGACGGGCACCAAGCGGAGACTTCCTTTCGGCCTACCAGCGTTCCTCCTCCGACCCCACTCCCGCACTCACAGGCCGGCAGTGGAGgctcccctcctctcccctcccatgGCGCCACCGCCCCAACCCCTCCACGCCTCATTCCTCTGCTCCCTCGCGCTCGCGCTCCTCCGCGCCGGCCGCCTCTCCGCGGCCTCCCACGTCGCCTCCACCCTCCCGGCCGCGTCCCCTCCAGATGCCCTCCTCCGCCGCCTCATCCCGGCCCTCGCCTATTcgggcctcgccgccgccgccgtccgcttcCGCCCCGTCCCCGGCGACCCGCTCTCCCTCAACTCCATCCTCCTCTCCCACTGCGCCCTCCGCTCGCTCCGTCCCGCGCTGGCCCTCCTCCGCTCCTCCGAGTCCGTGGACACCGTCAGCTACAACGTCGTCATCTCGGGCCTCGCCGAGCAGGGCCGCCACGGGGGCCTCGCCCCGGCCCTGCTCGCCGAGATGTGCAAGCGCGGCGTCCCGTTCGACGCCGTCACGGTCAACACGGCGCTCGTGGCGCTCTGCAGGGATGGCCAGGTGGAGGCAGCGGCGGCGTTGGCTGAGATGATGGTGAGAGGCGGGGGAATCCACAGGCTGGATGTGGTGGGCTGGAATGCTCTCATTGATGGGTACTGTAAGACGGGAGACATGGAGGCGGCGCTGGCAGCGGCCCAGAGGATGAAGACACAGGGGGTGGGAGTTGATGTGGTAGGGTACAATACCTTGATTGCTGGGCTCTGCCGTGCCGGCGAGGCTGATGCTGCACGGGACATGCTGGAGACAATGAAGAGGGACGGCATGGAGCCGAACGTGGTGACCTACACGATGTTCATCGCTGAGTGTTGTAGGACGAATGCGGTTGATGATGCCTTCAGTCTGTACGAAGAAATGGTGAGGATGGGTGTCCTGCCGGATGTGGTCACACTCAGCGCTCTGGTTGATGGACTTTGCAGGACCGGACGGTTCTCAGAAGCATATGCACTTTTCAGGGAGATGGAGAAGATTGGGGCTGCGCCGAACCATGTCACCTATTGTACACTGATTGATTCATTGTGGAAGGCGCGGAGGGGCAGTGAGTCGCACGGTCTATTGGGGGAGGTGGTCTCCAGAGGTGTGGTCATGGATTTGGTCATGTATACATCTTTGATGGACTGGTTGGGCAAGCAAGGGAAGATCGATGAAGTGAAGGACATGTTTCATTGTGCTCTGTCGGATAATCATACTCCCAATGGTGTTACTTATACCGTACTCATCGATGCACTCTGCAGAGCTGGGAATGTTGATGGGGCAGAGCAGATGTTGTTGGAAATGGAGGATAATTCTGTTCGTCCAAATGTAGTTACGTTCTCATCAATCATCAATGGTCTTAGTAAACAAGGACTGCTTGACAAGGCAACTGATTACATGAGGAAGATGAAGGAAAGGGGCATTGATCCAAATGTTGTGACCTATGGAACAGTTATTGATGGCTTCTTCAAGTACCAGGAGCAAGAAGCAGCTCTTGACTTGTACCATGAAATGCTGTGTGAGGGTGTGGAAGTTAATAAATTTATTGTTGATTTGCTGGTGAATGGTCTGAGGAAAAATGGGAAAATGGAGGAAGCTGAAGCATTGTTTAGAGATATGAATAAACGTGGTATGCTGCTAGACCATGTAAACTACACCACTTTGATAGACGGGCTCTTTAAAATGGGTAACATGCCGGCTGCCTTCAAAGTTGGTCAAGAGTTGACGGAGAGAAACTTGTTGCCTGATGCTGTTGTCTATAATGTGTTTGTCAATTGCCTTTGTATGCTTGGGAAATCTAAGGAAGCAGAATCAATTTTGAAAGAGATGCAAACTACAGGTTTAAAACCTGACCAGGTGACATATAATACTATGATCACTGCACAGTGCAGGGAAGGGAAGACTGCCAAAGCTCTAAAACTCCTCCATGAAATGAAGAGGAGTTCCATAAAGCCGAACCTCATCACATACAGTACACTTATTGCGGGTCTTTTTGAGGTTGGGTCTATCGAGAAGGCGAAGTTTTTGTTAAATGAGATGGCTTCTTCTGGATTCTCTCCGACCTCTCTGACTCATCGAAAGGTGCTGCAAGCATGCTCCCAAAGCGGGAGACCAAACGTGATTTTGGAAATTCATGAATGGATGGTGAATGCTGGGCTTTCTGTTGACATCACTGTCTATAATACACTTCTGCGTGTTTTATGTTACCATGGAATGACAAGAAAAGCTACAGTTGTCTTGCAAGAGATGTCGGGAAGAGGAATTACTCCAGACACCATCACATTCAATGCTCTAATTCTCGGTCATTTCAAGAGCACCCATGTAGACAATGCCTTTGCTACTTACGATGAGATGCTTCGCCATGGGGTCTCACCGAACATAGCTACATTCAACACGCTCTTGGGTGGGCTTGAGTCAGCTGGAAGAATTGGAGAAGCAGATAAGGTGCTGAATGAGATGAAGAGAAGGGGCATTGAGCCCAGCAATCTGACTTATGACATACTGGTCACGGGATAtggaaaacaaagcaacaaaatcGAAGCAATGCGGTTGTATTGTGAAATGGTGGCTAAAGGCTTTCTTCCAAAAGTAAGCACATACAATGCACTCATAAGCGACTTCGTTAAAGTGGGAATGATGAGTCAAGCTAAAGAGTTGCTCAACGAAATGAACAAGAGGGGTGTTCCACCCACATCCTGCACTTACGATATTCTTGTGTGTGGATGGGCGAAGCTTAGAAATGGAACAGAGGTGAGAAAATTGCTCAAAGATATGAAGGACAAAGGATTTAGTCCCTCGAAAGGCACTCTTAGTTCTATATGCAGAGCATTTTCAAAACCAGGAATGACCTGGGAAGCTCGgcgtttacttaaaaagctttatAAGGTTTAGGAGTGTCAAGCATTGATTTCTCATGTACCAAGCAAGCATAGATGATGGTCTGATTGAGACTGTTGTTTGTATGACCGCGGCTTGCGACACTCCGTCAAACGTGACAAGAAGCTACTGGCAGAGATAATCACCGAGTCACCTGTAAGTATGTCTGGTTCTCTGTTTAGTTGGGTTGAATTTAATTTAATCAGTTCAATGTAATGTTGTTGTTGTGGTGTTTTTTATCTATAAGTAGTTAACAGCTGTCTTAACACGCTTTGTATGACGGTGCTGCTTCAGTAGCAAGTGTGGTGATGCTTATCTCGCAGAATTTACTTTTGCAGGATGACCCTTGGAGTGAGCGGAAGATCATGAATTATGTGAAAAGATCCCCCCAGGCTCCAGAGGCATGTGATGTTGGCATTTTGTTTCCTTTTATTTGGAGGTAATAGCACTGCAGGTCCCTGAACTTGCACAGCATGTGATGGTTTGGTCCTTGTACTTGCAAAAGCAGATTATTTCATCCCTAAACTTGTCATGGAGGTGCAAGTTTGGTCCTGGGCCAATCACAGCTCGCCAAGTGGATGCCAAGTGGACTAACTTGTCAGCGGGCTGCATTTTGCACTTAGGCCCCTGCCTTCTTCTCTTATCAACCCGCAGTGCACCACCAAGTGGCACCTGTGTTGGTATATTCTTTGGAATGTTCTTTGGAATTCTGTTGAAAGGTTATGCTGAAGCTTTCTGAAAGGTATATGCCTAATTAAGTTTTCTGAAAGGTGCATGCTGAAGTTTTCGTTCGGCCTTCCATTGTCACCGATTAGGTCCTAACTAATTCCCTTGGTGCAATTCTTGCAGAATTGCTGAACAACAGATAACCTGTCCACTTGTCTCTAGGAATGGAACCTGTACTTAACCAAGATTATTTATAAGATGGACAAAACATAACAGACCTAAACGGTCTTATATTAGTTTCCAGAGCTAGTGTTCTCTCGATGCGTCCGAAAGAATCAGATGAACCTGTACTCTTGTAGTTCCCCAAAAATAAGATGGAGAAGGGACGGCATCTTCTCTGTAGCAGCTGCTCGTGCTCTGTCAAGATAATAAGGTAGCACTAGTTGTGCTGTGATGAGCTAGTTAAACTAGTGCATGTTGACAAAGGGGTTCACCAAAAAAATTGAACTGAATGTTACTAGTAGACGGTCCAATTCTTCTATGTTGGGGTGGCTGGGTTTTATACTACTATATGCATTTTTCTTCGTCATAATCTACTACTACACGCCAGGCACAGGCAGAGTTTCCACGGGTCCTCGCTCGCAGTGTTTGTTAACTGAGCTGACACCTCACCTAATAACTGAACCAAAGCCCTTACTGTACACGTCGTGCATTCCTGTTTTGAGTTTTAAAACTCTGACGGAAAACATCGACGGAGAATTGTTCAGAAACGCGTGGGCGTGGGTTTCCCCTGCCCTGGCAAATTACACTAGCACACTCGGTATTTTCCTTTTTTCACCTTAAAAAAAGAagaaccccggcctctgcatcgatCTATGCACACAGACACGGCCAACCAATCATCGTTAATATGCATCGACAACTACAACATCAAACATTTGTCAAATCAAAAAGCCTAGATCACTACAGAACAGAGCATCTGCAATTTTCACAAGGCTAACTCGTCATCGTAGGCGTAGCTACCGCTGGCCACGGAGCTGATCTGcacctcgccgtcgtcgtcgtcgtggatgacgtcgacgaacacggcatcctcctcctccccgtaCTGCTCGGCCGGGACCGCCATCGGGAGGAGGACGACGTTCGGGTCCGCGGCCGGCGCGCCGTTGCGGCTGGCCTTGAGCTGGTCCTCGAACATCTTCTGCACCCTCTTGCCCTGCTCCTCGATCCTCACCTGCAGCCTCCGCTGTATCTGCCGCCAGCAACACCAACCAAGTTAGACAAATCACATATACTTTTCACTGACAGGCATGCATCAGGGCCTAATTTTCTCTTTGGTACGtagtatatgtgtatatatatggcGACTTGGCAAGCACACCTCAACTGGGCATATACCTTTCAGAAAGCTTCAACATACACCTTTCAACATAATTTCAAAGAACACAGGTGCCACTTGATGGTGCACTGCGGGTTGATAAGGAAAGAAGGCAGGGGCCTAAATGCAAAATGCGGCGCGCTGACCAACTAGTCCACTTGGCATCCACTTGGTGAGTTATGATTGGCCTAGGACCAAACTTGCACCTCCATGACAAGTTCAGGGATGAAATAATCTGCTTTTGCAAGTATAAGGACCAAACCATCACATGTTGTGCAAGTTCAGGGACCTGCAGTGCTATTACCTCTTTTATTTGTATTGCTAGTTGCTAACATATTCCTTTGTGGTATGTGATTCTAATAATTCCATGTTTCCCTGCACTGCTTGCTTTCCAGATGGCCACATTTCTGTAACAGAGGAGTCGTGAAGGAGGTGCACCCTGCTCATATGAACCTTGTCAAAGTTATTACTCCCTTCTCCGAGTGAAATTAACTGACGcggctttagtacaactttgtaccaaAGTTGTTTTCAAGTTGCGTCAGTTaatttggattggagggagtatcaGTTTATCTGTGAAGAGCTACCCTTCATTCGTAAGGAGCAGATGTGAGCTTCTGAAATTATTGGCTACCGCACGTGTTCTCCTTTTATTTGTTTTGCTAGTTGCTAACGTTGTGAATCTGACGGTACAAGGCATGTTTAGCCAGCAGCCTGGTAAACACCATTATTGAACTTCTGAGAAGCAAGCAGCAGATATCATTTACAACCAGGTGACTATTATGAAGTTTGATACACTTTGTTTTCTGAACAATCATATTCATGGTTGTTTTGTGTTTTACTCTGTTCTCTCATCAAACACTAATACTCTTGGAACTGGCACCTGATTGATAGGATCATGGAACTGAATGCATCTCTCACGTGAAACTTCAACCTCTCTGTCTGTGTAGGTTCTAAGGCAGTGAGGCTTCTGACGGAGAAAATCGCAGGAGGCTTCTTCTCCTTTACTCTGCCTGGCCGGAGCACAGGAGGAGAGCAACCAGAGGTGGCGGCTCGCTGCTCTGGGGTTCTTCAGCATAGATTGTTCTTGGATGTGCCGTTTAGCGACCGGCTGCTGCAGTGCTGCTACTACACCTCCTGGTGCGTTTATATTTGTTGTGTAGGTCTATTTGCATTGGGTAGAAGTTCTTTTTCTGTAATCGTGGGTTGATTGGTACTAAATCGTGTGTAAGTTTGCCTCCAGCAGGCCATAGCAACAGTGATACGAGATCCTGACAGACCGGACAAATTCACATGGCCATGTGCCGCCTCTGGAACCTACTCGGCGATATCCACTTGCAACCGGCTGTGCCAAGAACTACCGGTATGCCATTACGCCTCTGCCATATGGAGAAGTTGGGCGCCACTCAAGTGCAAGATCTTTACTTGGTTAGCTGCACAATACCGGATTTGGACATCGGACAGACGTGCCCGGCATGGGCTGCAAGACACGGCCTCGGCATGCTTCACTTGCCTGCAAGAGGAAGACAACGTCGACCATATTTTCATGCAATGTGTCTACGCACAAGAAACGTGGCACTGCTGTCTTGATGCTATACAACTGCCGATCCAGAGGCCAGCGACAACGGACACATTCTTGGGATGGTGGATGCTCCACGGACAGCAATTCCGCAAAGCTGGGAAAAAATTTCTACTCCTTTGTTATTTGGACAGTGTGGTCCTTGTGGAAGCAAAGAAACGCTTGCGTCTTCGCCCGAGTGGAGCAGCAAATGGACGCGCAAACGTTGGCCGGTAAAATTCTAGATGAGATCAAAGAATGGAAGCTGGCACTTGGTTGGCCGGTAAAATTCTAGATGAGATCAAAGAATGGAAGCTGGCACTTGGGGTGGTTGGAGGATTACAACGATTTGTGAGAGAGTAGGTTCTTGTTGCTAGTTGGAGTGAGTGGGTTATGGTCTCGGGTTGTTCGCAACTCGATTGATCTCTTGTAAATTGTGGTTTCTTTCTTCTATAAAAATACGGTACGCAATTTCGAAAGAAAAAAGCATGACAGAGATAAATAGTGTACAGAAATCTAATGGTAGCATATTACTCCTATTTACCATTTAAAGCAAAGCTTACATATAGTCAGGACTTGAGCTCAGGATCGATCACACCCGTATCCGTATCAAAGATTCCAAGATGGGATGTGATTCGATAGTCGATACGCTCTCTGGTGGTGTCACCAATTAAAGCCCATGTGGCAGACCAGATCCGTGGAATTCAAATTGGGTTATGCAATGAGTTACTACAGGTAGGATCGAAATTGTGAGGTGTGCGATTATGCCAGGCCTCTTTCATTTGCATGAATTTCAAAACTCGGGAACAAGAAACATACATTATTGAAATTTTGAACTAGAGAGTGTTTGTTGCCACATGAAAAAAGAATTATAAAAAAAGGTTGAAGTGGGTGCTAGATTTCTCATGGAATGTGGTATAAATGATTTCTTAGAAAAAAAATCCTATAGGATCCAACCCTTCGAATCAAAGGACCCAACATAAAAAGAAACTAAGGATTCTAATTCTCTAAAAATCCTATGAATTTCTTTGAATCCAACGAGCCCTTGCATGATCCGGATATGTTATTCCGCATTGATGGTAAATGCCGAAGTTATCAAGTGGATGAGGTGGTTAATTTAATAGCAGGTCAACTTCCGAAGGCACGCCTGCGGATATGCGTGATCGACTGATGTGAAAATTTCGAAATGGTATCCAACTCAGGTAGGAGCACGATTTCACCGAGCATGAATTCCGTGGCCCCGACGGATAATTGTACTGCCGAGAGTACTGATCTTTCCCGTGACAGACATGTAAGTAACTGGTGGTAATtctgtactactactactactccaggAGGGCCTGTCTCAGTCTCTTCCTGTCGTCAAATAATTGTGGAAATCCGGCCTAGAACATACGTAGCCGTTTGGGTTTCGCACCATCCGAATTttcaaacagcagcagcagcagcccctaCCCTACCCTGTCGTACATACATGTTCCACGGAACCCCTGCTTTTAACAAAATGCCCCATTTAGATCGCCAGCCGTGCCGCGCACATGATTGGTTTTAACCACAAGTTCCCGCTGAAACGAGATTTAGCAAATTGTACATGTGCAATGCCGTGATGGAATGGAAGCACCGAACCGCAACTAAACCGAATGTACATAAAATACACATGACATGACCAAGCATAATTAGTAGATATACTTCTGTAACAAATACAGTGGACATGTTTGGTTGCCTTTTTCAACAATACCTGCATTTCATCTCCGTCTCACCCCAGCCTGGTTGAGCAAAAACAGGCAACAAAACAATATTTGCATGTTGTTTGGTTGTCTACATTGCATCAATGAGCACTTCAACGCTggctgtttggttgcctgcatatgtgCTTAAGAGCTGAGCAGATGCAAACCAGAGTTGTTTGGCGGCATACAcgtttgtgttctgctcaccccATTCAAATATGATGGCCTTACCACCACATTGGCAACACAACAGCAGGCACAACTGACATCAACTAAAGAGGCAAACAATGACAATAAACAACGCACATGAATGTAAACATCAGATTAAGAGGCATACTAATATACTAGGGCCATAGTTAAAGACAGCAAGGGCATCGCCCTCTGCTTCACATCAGGGTGCTGATCCTGACCAAAATATTAACAAGTTCCCAGCATAAGTTCaaaccatcaccatcaccacgaccACAAACTACTATAACATTTACATACTACGACTGGGTACTTAACCGACGATCTAGAGAGCGCGGGTGAATTCGCCGATGCAGCTATGCTTGGTGCAGCGCACCTTGCACATGATCGAGTTGTCATGATTGTAGATCCGCACCTTCAGGCCCACGCCGGAGATCCGCACGACGACGAGGTCGCCGGGGACGATCCTGTGGTGGCGGCAGAAGTACCGCCAACCCCGGTCAAGCACCATCTGCCCCTCGAAGTTCTGGACCAGAACCCAAAACTCGCACCACTTGTTGGCTGACAGCCTGACGATGCACGGGGGCTTGATCACCAGCCACTGCTCCATGACCTCCTTGAACTTGGGCGGGATGACGAGCATGGCGAGATCCTCCTCGTCCTTGATCTAGACATAGAAACACAACGGCTCTTGGGACCCCTCCTCGTGGCCGGTCCTCGAAGATTGTCCCCTTGAACGCGGCTGACTCATGAAGGTAGCCCTGCCAGGCATGTCCGCCCTCTTGAGCCAGCAGTTCGTTGGGATGAAGTCCACGGCGCCAACCACGACCTGAGCTCCTCGACCGACCATGTCCCactccatcttcatcaccttgtcaTGTAAGATAACATGGGTTAGTAACAGGGCACTGGGATCAGacactgatcagtggcacttgccGAAGAGCATGTGTCACTGATGAGTGGCACTTGCTCATGGGTAACATCCACTCATCAGTGCAGTTTGCAAAACATGATCAGTGGCACTTGTGAAGAGTAATTATCACTGATGAGTGGCATTTGCTCATAGGCGACAACCACTAATCAGTGAACATCATGGCCATGATCTAAAGCTACCAGTGCAAGTTGCGACCACTTCCACATTTGGCAGCATGCTACACTGGTATTAGTACCTAAACGAGGAAACacagttgatgcggagcatccctcgaccatcaccatggacgtcGCACCACCACCGCATGCACTaagaggaccaatgacaagagcccacGCGCATACCATCAGAACCGAGGTTAAGTCTTTCCTCTTCGAGCTCCATTCGAATTCACACGAGAATCGGGTTCTACCTCAAACGGTATTGTTGTGCATTCTTAGGTACCAAGAAGAAGTCCGTGAAGAGGCGAGGACGGAgacacaagcacctatggaggaggAGACGGAAGAAGGATGCTCGAGACGTGAAGCAAAGGAGGTGCCGGACTACCTCGGGTGCCCGGCCACCAgcagcccgggtgcccggccacctcctACAGCCGGCTGGGTGAGCCCTTGGCCGCCCCGGGCGCCCGGCCTGgaaggccccgggtgcccggcccttgcCTGGCGCTGGCCTCGGCCGCCCCGGGTGCCCTGCCATTCGGCCCCGGGTGCTCGGCCCCCTACCTGGGCGCTGCCCCCGCCACCCCGGGTGCCCCGCCTCCTCTTGGGCGCGGCCCAGCACCCCCACCGGGTGCCCGGGCTctcaacccccgggtgcccggccctctaCAGCGCCCCGGCCAAGGCGCCCTGACCGGCCCGGGTGCCCGACTgcctaccaccgcaccacctccgggtgcccgggccccTTTACCTCGGGTGCCCGGACCGATCAGATTGCCTGCGTGCAAGTTGGGGCTTTTTGCCCTTGTAACCCTCTCCCCCTCCAacttcgtccctagactataagtacccccacctagctcatttagagggATAGAAAAGTATATGGGATgattatgtgagctttgctccttgtacccactcctctaggagatcaagacctcctaggagaagatccctagtggatatcaagcccccatcttgggaaggatccccatcataggatcatcaagacctctctcctcataggattgggatgaactagtaccttgtatctttcctttgttgttcttggatcattgtgacctcttgtgtgttcttggatctagcatatgtgtgattggatctaggcaatttgagtgttttccctctcttgtgttcttcgtgttcttggggatttcccctccaattcatgaaagatatccatctagggttccaccctacaacatcttggtatcatgagccatggtttctcacgaaattggagccccccttcttgttctctagcctaattttgttgtgttcttccccaatttcaaaaattccccaccaaaaatagccccaatttttttttgtgttttgttggtttgatgagattttgttggttttgatccgtggatttgcttggtttcaagtggatctaacatccccccatccatctccacctttccctccatGAAATCCACCAATTTCCCCCCTTTTCCCacgaatttccgcccaaatccatcacccccgggcacccggacctcaaaccccgggcacccggaccccccgcccacccccgctgaccaccccgggtgcccgcaccgcaaaccccgggcacccacacccccgggctgtttgcctcggaccaccccgggtgcccgcaccttccACCCCCGGGCACCCCCACCCCCCAGAATCAGCCGCGTGCACTTTACGTTTTCACTCATAACTTTCACTCCCGAACTCTGACTTgggtgttctttagctcgttgaaaagctagAGACGTGCCCGAGCTGCTCATCTTGGTTTTACCACCATTGGACTCCATAAAttttttggcattttggcatctttgcataggccatccaccatatcattcgccaaaccaccatagctttccgcaacctaacccaatttttgctccttatagcatttgtggttgcttgagtggtgacttgagtctcctaaggtgtttcggctacttagggacggtcacTTCGTcatcacccaccaccaccacttccgcattgctaactccggaaccaccaacgcattccgcTATCACCATTTTActtttgcctttggagattttgagtttgcgggttttaccgtttcctaaggtgtttcggctacttagggacgggtctacatcatcttggtatctacatcaagaacaccgccactcatcatcgccacgaggtcgtcttcgacatcgaccacttcaccattttgacactctaaccgtaagcaagaacgataacctctctatcatcttggtatcgtggtatcccatcattgtacattcttgcaattacattgttaaccccttagcccgttttgcgtcacttgcctatcgagactagccattgagtattgccggcaacgttacttgtgcacattagtgatccgtaccttccattgcatacataccatatcatattggtatcatattggtatcatcatatcatcacttgtgtcacaagattgttcccgcatatacaaaattgctatcttggtttgtgcatttcgcatagtggccatatcaaaaaaaactgttaagcaaaaggaaaagagagcaaagagcttgtgagcaagagccatagcatcataccacattgcacataagattggcatatccaatcatcttggatcatcttgagaagaacatcgggaacatcatacacatagcatacttgggatagaaggctcatacattttgcatcttctaggttgtgcacaagtgtcgtatccg
This window of the Triticum aestivum cultivar Chinese Spring chromosome 5D, IWGSC CS RefSeq v2.1, whole genome shotgun sequence genome carries:
- the LOC123119567 gene encoding pentatricopeptide repeat-containing protein At5g14770, mitochondrial, whose translation is MAPPPQPLHASFLCSLALALLRAGRLSAASHVASTLPAASPPDALLRRLIPALAYSGLAAAAVRFRPVPGDPLSLNSILLSHCALRSLRPALALLRSSESVDTVSYNVVISGLAEQGRHGGLAPALLAEMCKRGVPFDAVTVNTALVALCRDGQVEAAAALAEMMVRGGGIHRLDVVGWNALIDGYCKTGDMEAALAAAQRMKTQGVGVDVVGYNTLIAGLCRAGEADAARDMLETMKRDGMEPNVVTYTMFIAECCRTNAVDDAFSLYEEMVRMGVLPDVVTLSALVDGLCRTGRFSEAYALFREMEKIGAAPNHVTYCTLIDSLWKARRGSESHGLLGEVVSRGVVMDLVMYTSLMDWLGKQGKIDEVKDMFHCALSDNHTPNGVTYTVLIDALCRAGNVDGAEQMLLEMEDNSVRPNVVTFSSIINGLSKQGLLDKATDYMRKMKERGIDPNVVTYGTVIDGFFKYQEQEAALDLYHEMLCEGVEVNKFIVDLLVNGLRKNGKMEEAEALFRDMNKRGMLLDHVNYTTLIDGLFKMGNMPAAFKVGQELTERNLLPDAVVYNVFVNCLCMLGKSKEAESILKEMQTTGLKPDQVTYNTMITAQCREGKTAKALKLLHEMKRSSIKPNLITYSTLIAGLFEVGSIEKAKFLLNEMASSGFSPTSLTHRKVLQACSQSGRPNVILEIHEWMVNAGLSVDITVYNTLLRVLCYHGMTRKATVVLQEMSGRGITPDTITFNALILGHFKSTHVDNAFATYDEMLRHGVSPNIATFNTLLGGLESAGRIGEADKVLNEMKRRGIEPSNLTYDILVTGYGKQSNKIEAMRLYCEMVAKGFLPKVSTYNALISDFVKVGMMSQAKELLNEMNKRGVPPTSCTYDILVCGWAKLRNGTEVRKLLKDMKDKGFSPSKGTLSSICRAFSKPGMTWEARRLLKKLYKV